The Pirellulales bacterium nucleotide sequence AGCAGATGCCCGCCCTCGAAGCGACCTTGCGTCAGATTCTTACGGAGCCGCTCGAGTCGCGACCGACCGCCATCATTTGCTCTTTTGATTATTTGGCGGAATGCGTCCTCGACCTGCTGCGGCGCTGGGGTGTATCGGTGCCGGCCGAATTGTCCATCGTTAGTTTCGGCGGGGCTTGGCGACCGAATATCTTAGCGGAACAACTCAGTGCCGTTACGGTCGACGAACGCGAGGTTGGACAGCTCGCCGTCGATATCCTCAGTCGGATGATCGAGGGTAAACTACCCATCGACCAGGAGTATCGCCGCGTCACAGAACTTGGATTTCATCAGGGATCGACGATTGCTGAGCCAGCATCGTCCAAGCGCCTGACGCTTTTTCCAAACCAACCTTAGATTCTTAGGCCGTCGCCTGCGTGAAAACTCTTGGGTCGCCCCGTGTGTTGGGGAGCATTTGTGGCCTGAAGCCACATTTAGGATAAAGGAAAAATAACTTCGACGAATCATTGACGATTGGACTTGCTAACGCATCAAACAGCAAACCCAAAAACCAAAGCTGTATTTCCCGCTTTCCTCAGCGATCGCTTTCCGTAGCCTAGCACGCTGAAACATTGCGCTGTAATCGATGGTTCGACGCCCATTCCTTGGGGAAAGGCGCTCGATCCTCAACCGTTTTGTTTCGGTGGTGCCCAAGCGCCAATTCGAGTTGGAAGATTTCCTCCCAATGAATTTGCGATGAATGGCATGATCGGCAATGTTTGGATTTGGC carries:
- a CDS encoding SUMF1/EgtB/PvdO family nonheme iron enzyme, with translation MKHCAVIDGSTPIPWGKALDPQPFCFGGAQAPIRVGRFPPNEFAMNGMIGNVWIWQSDRFNEVSGDPDPFQ